The window CTTCCACCGTATCCGGGAATGGATGAAACGGTGGAAGCGGCTGAATATTCGGCCCCTTCTCAAGCTCAACAGGCTCGCTTTCTTCGGCAGGTGGCGCGACCATAGCCGTGTTAATAATGGGTTGGTCGGGCTCTTTACATCTTGGGTATTCCATTTGCAATGTCCTTGGATCGGTAATCACGCCAGCGAGCGCCGAAGCCGCCGCCGTTTCAGGGCTGCACAAATAGACCTGATCGTCGTTCGTGCCGGAACGGCCCGGGAAATTACGCGGAACGGTACGCAGGCTGATCCGCCCGGTGGCCGGTGCCTGCCCCATCCCGATGCAGCCGTTGCAGCCGGCCTGGTGGATGCGGCCACCGGCCCGGATCAGTTTCCCCAGCAGTCCCGTCTGCGTCAGGTTTTCCAGCATCTGGCGGGAAGTGGGATTGATGTCGAAAGAAACCCGGCCGTGCACTTGCTTGCCGTCCAAGATCAACGCGGCGACAGCGAAATCCCGCAGTCCCGGGTTGGCCGATGAGCCGATCATGACTTGATAGATTTCCCGGCCTGCCACTTCAGCTACAGGCACGACATTGCCCGGGCTGCTCGGACAGGCGATCAGCGGCTCGAGCTCGGACAGATTGATTTCTTCGTATTGATCGTATTCGGCATTCTCGTCAGCAACGATTTCTGCCCAATCTTCACCACGACCCTGGGATTCGAGGAAGCGCCTAACCGCCGCATCCGAGGAGAAGACCGTCGTGGTAGCGCCAAGCTCGGCCCCCATGTTGGCAATCACGTGGCGATCCATGGCCGTCAGTCCATCCAGCCCCGGACCGTAATATTGGATGATTTTTCCGATGCCGCCAGCGACGCCATGGCGGCGCAACATCTCCAAAATGACGTCTTTGGCGCTTACCCACTCGGGAAGATCCCCGATCACCTTGACCCCCCAAATTTTAGGCATCGTGACGTAGAACGGTTCGCCTGCCATCGCCAGCGCGACCTCCAGGCCGCCAGCGCCGATCGCCAACATTCCGAGGGAGCCGGCGGCGCACGTGTGGCTATCCGAGCCCAGCAACGTCTTGCCTGGTATGCCGAAGCGCTCCATGTGCACCGGATGGCTCACGCCGTTTCCGGGACGGCTGTACCAGATGCCAAACTTTTTGCAGGCGCTGCGCAGAAACAAATGATCGTCCGGATTCTTGAAATCGGTTTGGAGCAGGTTGTGATCGACATATTGCGCGGAGAGCTCGGTCTTGACTCGGGAAAGGTTCATCGCTTCGAGCTCGAGCATCACCATGGTTCCGGTGGCATCCTGGGTAAGGGTCTGGTCGATTCTAAGGCCGATCTCGTGTCCGGCTTCCATGCGGCCCTCGACCAGATGGCTGCCGATCAACTTCTGGCTGACATTTTCGCCCATGCTTCAACCTCCTTTGGTTTTCGTGTGGAAAGCGGGCGGGGCGTTCACGACGTTCAGCCGCCGGACCGGCCCGTTTCCATGTGACTCATGGTTTCAAGCGCAAGGTTCGCATGCGCGTAAGCGCCGCCCGCGCGCATTTCGGCGGCGACCCAAATCGCTTCCATCACCTCCTGCTCCGTCGCCCCGTGCTTCACCGCAAGCTCGGTGTGGCCGCGAATGCAGTGCGGACATTGGGTGACGTGGGCCACCGCGACCGCGATCAACTGCTTGGTCTTGACGGGCAGCGCACCATCGGCGAACACGCGTGCGCTGAAAGCCTTGAACGCGGTGGAGATTTCCGGTGCGAGCTGGGCCCGTTTGCGTGCGAGTTCTTTGCTGAGTGGGGGATAAAGGTCCATGTTGTCTCCTCGTTCGAATCAATGCTTGAATTGAACCGTCACCCCAGCGAAAGCTGGGGTCTCCTAACGGAAGAGGCGCCATTTTCTGACCTAAATGCCAGCT is drawn from Pseudomonadota bacterium and contains these coding sequences:
- a CDS encoding aconitate hydratase, encoding MGENVSQKLIGSHLVEGRMEAGHEIGLRIDQTLTQDATGTMVMLELEAMNLSRVKTELSAQYVDHNLLQTDFKNPDDHLFLRSACKKFGIWYSRPGNGVSHPVHMERFGIPGKTLLGSDSHTCAAGSLGMLAIGAGGLEVALAMAGEPFYVTMPKIWGVKVIGDLPEWVSAKDVILEMLRRHGVAGGIGKIIQYYGPGLDGLTAMDRHVIANMGAELGATTTVFSSDAAVRRFLESQGRGEDWAEIVADENAEYDQYEEINLSELEPLIACPSSPGNVVPVAEVAGREIYQVMIGSSANPGLRDFAVAALILDGKQVHGRVSFDINPTSRQMLENLTQTGLLGKLIRAGGRIHQAGCNGCIGMGQAPATGRISLRTVPRNFPGRSGTNDDQVYLCSPETAAASALAGVITDPRTLQMEYPRCKEPDQPIINTAMVAPPAEESEPVELEKGPNIQPLPPFHPFPDTVE
- a CDS encoding carboxymuconolactone decarboxylase family protein, with the protein product MDLYPPLSKELARKRAQLAPEISTAFKAFSARVFADGALPVKTKQLIAVAVAHVTQCPHCIRGHTELAVKHGATEQEVMEAIWVAAEMRAGGAYAHANLALETMSHMETGRSGG